The following coding sequences are from one Paenibacillus stellifer window:
- a CDS encoding NusG domain II-containing protein has product MKRADMLLIAVVLIAALAFLAPRYFGKDAGEEAGKNLVANITVDGKHYRTVKLTKEEQTIDIRTEKGYNILKVHDYGIEMYEADCPDQVCLGFGFITRPKQTIVCLPHRVLVEIASSTGEDEIDGVVQ; this is encoded by the coding sequence ATGAAACGCGCAGATATGCTGCTGATTGCCGTGGTGCTGATCGCCGCGCTCGCTTTTCTGGCTCCGCGTTATTTCGGTAAGGATGCCGGGGAAGAAGCGGGAAAGAATCTGGTGGCCAATATCACAGTTGACGGCAAGCACTACCGTACGGTCAAGCTGACGAAAGAAGAGCAGACCATCGATATCCGGACCGAGAAGGGATATAACATATTGAAGGTTCACGATTACGGCATCGAAATGTATGAAGCGGACTGTCCCGATCAGGTCTGCCTGGGCTTCGGCTTCATTACCCGGCCCAAGCAGACCATCGTCTGCCTGCCGCATCGGGTTCTGGTAGAGATTGCAAGTTCGACAGGGGAGGATGAGATCGATGGGGTTGTCCAGTAG
- a CDS encoding Gx transporter family protein: MGLSSSESSRALKRTVIVAIFSAVAVVLGILEAQLPLSAMGLMPGAKLGFANIMILTCIYFLRGRDAFVLVILKTILTAFILGTFSSLLFSLFGSLFSFAVMFLLMKGGKNRLSLIGVSIAGSIAHNFGQLVAASIVMGTTSIMYYLPILLVTGIVTGIAVGYSVRYLVNALTKISIFEDFLR; encoded by the coding sequence ATGGGGTTGTCCAGTAGCGAGTCGTCCCGGGCGCTGAAGCGAACGGTAATCGTCGCGATTTTTTCGGCGGTGGCGGTAGTGCTCGGGATTTTGGAAGCCCAGCTTCCCTTGTCGGCGATGGGACTTATGCCCGGGGCCAAGCTCGGGTTCGCCAATATCATGATTTTGACATGCATTTATTTTCTCAGGGGACGCGATGCCTTCGTGCTGGTCATCCTGAAGACCATACTGACGGCGTTCATCCTCGGTACGTTCTCCAGCCTGCTGTTCAGCCTGTTCGGCTCATTGTTCAGCTTCGCGGTCATGTTCCTTCTAATGAAGGGCGGAAAGAACCGCCTGAGTCTGATCGGGGTCAGTATCGCAGGCAGCATCGCCCATAACTTCGGACAACTGGTCGCGGCTTCCATCGTCATGGGAACGACCAGCATTATGTATTATTTGCCGATCCTTCTGGTGACAGGCATTGTGACCGGTATTGCCGTCGGCTACTCGGTGCGGTATTTGGTAAACGCGCTGACAAAAATATCGATCTTTGAGGACTTTTTACGATAA
- a CDS encoding ATP-binding cassette domain-containing protein, producing the protein MNGKDEQRRAADRGTDAVTMEEVSFGYEPEHPILQSITLGIPQGQWVSLVGPSGSGKSTLVKLLNALILKSAGEITVCGMTLNDENVTEIRRNIGMVFQNPDNQFVGETVEDDILFGLEGLCLPREEMERRLHLYADKLGVTGLLRKHPGELSGGQKQRVAITSILAMEPGVVIFDEASSMLDEESRNGLLDILRDMHAEGSYTILMITHDADEILSSERVLALSNGKLALDMTPDELFRNEALLEKCRLHAPYAWELGRELAARGLPVGTPSSEKELVNTLWPLNFGK; encoded by the coding sequence ATGAACGGGAAAGACGAACAGCGGCGTGCGGCGGACCGGGGCACGGATGCCGTGACGATGGAGGAAGTATCCTTCGGCTACGAGCCGGAGCATCCCATATTGCAGAGCATTACGCTCGGCATCCCTCAGGGACAGTGGGTCAGCCTTGTCGGTCCCAGCGGTTCGGGCAAGTCGACATTGGTGAAGCTTCTGAATGCGCTGATTCTCAAAAGCGCAGGAGAAATCACGGTCTGCGGCATGACGCTGAATGATGAGAACGTCACGGAGATCCGCCGGAATATCGGCATGGTCTTCCAGAACCCCGACAATCAGTTCGTCGGAGAGACGGTGGAGGACGACATTCTGTTCGGCCTGGAGGGACTCTGCCTGCCGCGCGAGGAGATGGAGCGCAGGCTTCATCTGTATGCCGATAAGCTCGGTGTCACCGGCCTCCTGCGGAAGCATCCCGGAGAGTTGTCCGGCGGGCAGAAGCAGCGGGTCGCCATCACATCCATTCTGGCTATGGAGCCCGGCGTCGTCATCTTTGACGAGGCCTCTTCCATGTTGGACGAGGAGAGCCGGAATGGATTGTTGGACATTCTGCGGGACATGCATGCAGAGGGCTCCTATACGATCTTGATGATTACGCATGACGCCGACGAAATACTGTCATCGGAGCGGGTGCTGGCCCTCAGCAATGGAAAGCTGGCCCTGGATATGACACCGGACGAGCTGTTCCGGAACGAGGCGCTGCTGGAGAAGTGCCGGCTGCATGCTCCCTATGCCTGGGAGCTCGGCCGCGAGCTTGCGGCCAGGGGGCTTCCGGTCGGCACTCCCTCCAGCGAAAAGGAGCTTGTGAACACGTTATGGCCATTGAACTTCGGCAAGTAA
- a CDS encoding ATP-binding cassette domain-containing protein, with protein MAIELRQVSYTYSERSLWRQTVLREIDFDAPAGQVVGIAGATGSGKSTLLQLFNGLLRPTQGTVSVLDVTFRPGEKPPRLLPLRRRVGLVFQFPEQQMFAETLEKDLMFGPLNFGMSPEEARERACKAMEDMGLDLELLTRNPFRLSGGQMRKAAIASVLAADPEILVLDEPTASLDPVSRRELIGLLNRLCRERGRTVLVVTHRMDELLPYADRWLVLNQGRAVFQGGVRELARNPGLLADCGLAVPDSLRYWRAVADRLGLKDDEEPRLSAGELADFIQERGGLEGRREGGRP; from the coding sequence ATGGCCATTGAACTTCGGCAAGTAAGCTATACCTACTCGGAGCGCAGCCTGTGGAGGCAAACGGTGCTGCGCGAGATCGACTTTGATGCTCCGGCGGGCCAGGTGGTGGGAATCGCCGGGGCGACGGGCTCCGGCAAGTCGACCCTGCTGCAATTATTCAACGGTCTGCTCCGGCCCACGCAGGGGACGGTGTCCGTTCTGGACGTCACTTTTCGCCCCGGCGAGAAGCCTCCCCGGCTGCTTCCGCTCAGGCGGAGAGTCGGGCTAGTCTTCCAGTTCCCGGAGCAGCAGATGTTCGCCGAGACGCTGGAGAAGGATTTGATGTTCGGGCCGCTTAACTTCGGCATGAGTCCGGAGGAGGCGCGGGAGCGGGCCTGCAAGGCGATGGAGGATATGGGGCTCGATCTGGAGCTGCTCACGCGCAACCCGTTCCGGTTAAGCGGCGGGCAGATGCGCAAGGCGGCCATCGCTTCGGTGCTGGCGGCGGACCCGGAGATTCTCGTTCTGGACGAGCCGACGGCGTCGCTTGATCCGGTCAGCCGCCGGGAGCTGATCGGCCTCCTGAACCGGCTGTGCCGGGAACGCGGCCGGACTGTCCTCGTCGTCACGCACCGGATGGACGAGCTTCTGCCATATGCGGACCGCTGGCTCGTGCTGAATCAGGGCCGCGCGGTGTTTCAGGGCGGCGTCCGGGAGCTGGCGCGGAATCCCGGCCTCCTGGCGGACTGCGGCTTGGCCGTGCCGGACTCTCTGCGGTATTGGCGGGCGGTGGCCGACCGGCTCGGCCTTAAGGACGATGAAGAGCCGAGACTGTCGGCTGGCGAATTGGCGGACTTCATCCAGGAACGCGGCGGCCTCGAAGGCCGGCGGGAAGGAGGCCGGCCATGA
- a CDS encoding energy-coupling factor transporter transmembrane component T family protein produces MNERLLLGRTIETGSWVHRLDPRSKLIGMLLYAAAILLARSWAAMAVLAIMSLMIAVSTRIPLKYYLRAAKSLRYLMLFIFIVQLLSVKGGRVWLSLGSFQLYEDGFRLGAFAVIRTFLLVSFTAMLTFTTTPARLNQGLEGILSPLKRAGLSPGRFTLMISLALRFIPTILDEAQIVLKAQASRGADISELPLKEKGRMLVTLLVPVIVGAFRRAQDLVYSMEARGFRMEAPRTRYHRLRWGAADTCFIALFVLLAAASAVL; encoded by the coding sequence ATGAATGAACGCCTGCTGCTGGGAAGAACGATCGAGACCGGCTCCTGGGTGCATCGCCTGGACCCGAGGTCGAAGCTGATCGGGATGCTGCTCTATGCAGCCGCCATCCTGCTCGCGAGGTCGTGGGCAGCGATGGCCGTGCTGGCGATCATGTCGCTGATGATCGCGGTGTCCACCCGGATTCCGCTGAAATATTACCTCAGAGCGGCCAAGTCGCTGAGGTATTTGATGCTGTTTATTTTTATCGTGCAGCTGCTGTCGGTTAAGGGAGGGCGAGTCTGGCTGAGCCTGGGCTCCTTCCAGCTCTATGAGGACGGCTTCCGGCTCGGGGCGTTCGCGGTGATCCGCACGTTCCTGCTCGTCTCCTTTACCGCTATGCTCACGTTCACAACGACTCCCGCGAGGCTGAATCAGGGGCTGGAGGGCATTCTGTCGCCGCTGAAGCGGGCCGGGCTGTCGCCGGGACGTTTTACGCTGATGATCAGTCTGGCGCTTCGCTTTATTCCGACGATACTGGATGAGGCCCAGATTGTGCTGAAAGCCCAGGCTTCACGGGGAGCCGATATCAGCGAGCTGCCGCTGAAGGAGAAAGGCCGCATGCTCGTAACCCTGCTCGTTCCCGTTATCGTAGGGGCGTTCCGGCGGGCGCAGGATCTGGTCTATTCCATGGAAGCCCGCGGCTTCCGCATGGAGGCCCCGCGTACCCGGTATCACCGCTTGAGGTGGGGGGCGGCTGATACTTGTTTTATCGCTCTGTTCGTTCTGCTGGCTGCGGCTTCGGCTGTTCTGTAG
- a CDS encoding peptidase U32 family protein, which yields MTRYFNGKEVELLAPAGTFEIFQEVVRSGCDAVYLGGPVLNMRMMRKGYNLSREELAEAIQIARSLDKKLYVTVNNLLSEQELEEARDYLGFLDEIRPDALIVQDMAVPALVREMGLGLQLHASVMMNTHNLEMVHALRDLGVSRVVTSREMDLQTAKHLGRESGMELEYFVHGDMCSVHGANCYFSSQVFGMSSNRGKCMKPCRWDYRIKKDGYIYPAEYPLAVKDMYMYEHLPELIESGITSFKIEGRMRDKDFITMIVNSYGDALDRYIDDPVGFEREVDAKLLYKNRKRDFSTAYAFGKPGLRNINRRYEGTGKFYSTGKVFSTPTAERELSEDRVLKLKERLAAELRPERTPDAAGIAVRVNNMAQARAALEERVEHLYLSGDVYEPDRPFTKRDILELARIKGETKLILALPRMMTELHFDQYDQLLIHGERLPIDGLLVTNLGAVRRYSGTGYELIGDTSLNIYNTLAAKTYARMGLKRLTVSSEMTLDHFAGFASKSDLPVEMVVHGTPALMYMEHDLFENTEVMEPVGEEDNRYVSNEVLVLMTDKGENPVYRDQHGRSHLLFAKELCYLPMVRELALAGISSFRIEGQTYTPERLREVIRAYRDALSGNGAAGETSEQELVNSLTPVYAGYTLGSLQFN from the coding sequence ATGACGCGATATTTTAACGGTAAGGAAGTTGAACTGCTGGCTCCGGCCGGCACGTTCGAGATTTTTCAGGAAGTGGTGCGCTCCGGCTGCGATGCGGTGTATTTGGGCGGGCCTGTGCTGAATATGAGAATGATGCGCAAGGGCTATAATCTGTCGCGCGAGGAGCTGGCGGAGGCGATCCAGATCGCCCGGTCGCTGGACAAGAAGCTGTATGTGACCGTCAACAATCTTCTCAGCGAGCAGGAACTGGAGGAGGCGCGTGACTACCTCGGCTTCCTGGATGAGATCCGCCCGGATGCGCTGATTGTGCAGGATATGGCGGTCCCTGCTCTGGTCCGGGAAATGGGTCTCGGCCTGCAGCTGCATGCATCGGTTATGATGAACACGCATAATCTCGAAATGGTTCACGCGCTCCGGGATCTCGGCGTAAGCCGAGTCGTCACGTCACGCGAGATGGATCTGCAGACCGCGAAGCATCTGGGGCGGGAGAGCGGAATGGAGCTGGAATATTTCGTTCACGGCGATATGTGCTCCGTTCACGGGGCGAACTGCTACTTCAGCTCACAGGTGTTCGGCATGAGCAGCAACCGGGGTAAATGCATGAAGCCCTGCCGCTGGGATTACCGGATCAAAAAGGACGGTTACATTTATCCGGCAGAATATCCGCTGGCGGTCAAGGACATGTACATGTATGAGCATCTGCCGGAATTGATCGAATCGGGCATTACCTCATTCAAAATCGAGGGACGGATGCGCGACAAGGACTTCATCACGATGATCGTGAACAGCTACGGCGACGCATTGGACCGGTATATCGACGATCCGGTCGGCTTTGAGCGGGAAGTGGACGCCAAGCTGCTGTATAAGAACCGCAAGCGCGATTTCTCCACCGCTTATGCGTTCGGCAAGCCGGGGCTGCGCAACATCAACCGGCGCTATGAAGGCACCGGCAAATTCTACAGCACGGGCAAGGTGTTCAGCACACCGACGGCGGAGCGGGAGCTCTCGGAGGACCGTGTCCTTAAGCTGAAGGAACGGCTGGCGGCGGAGCTTCGGCCGGAACGCACGCCTGATGCCGCAGGGATTGCGGTTCGCGTCAATAACATGGCTCAGGCCAGAGCCGCGCTTGAGGAGCGGGTGGAGCATCTGTATTTGTCCGGCGACGTCTACGAGCCCGACCGTCCGTTCACGAAGCGCGATATCCTGGAACTGGCCCGGATCAAGGGAGAGACGAAGCTGATCCTGGCGCTGCCGCGCATGATGACGGAGCTGCATTTCGACCAGTACGACCAGCTGCTGATTCACGGCGAACGACTGCCGATCGACGGTCTGCTTGTCACGAATCTGGGAGCTGTACGGCGATACAGCGGCACCGGTTATGAGCTGATTGGCGATACGAGCCTCAACATCTACAACACACTGGCCGCCAAGACTTACGCGCGGATGGGCCTGAAGCGGTTGACGGTATCGTCCGAGATGACGCTGGACCATTTTGCCGGCTTCGCTTCCAAAAGTGATCTTCCGGTGGAAATGGTGGTCCACGGAACACCGGCGCTGATGTATATGGAGCATGACCTGTTCGAGAACACCGAAGTGATGGAGCCTGTCGGCGAGGAAGACAACCGGTATGTGAGCAATGAGGTGCTGGTGCTGATGACCGACAAGGGCGAGAATCCGGTATACCGCGACCAGCACGGGCGGAGCCATCTGCTGTTCGCCAAGGAGCTGTGTTACCTGCCGATGGTGCGGGAGTTGGCCCTGGCAGGGATTTCGAGCTTCCGGATTGAAGGCCAGACCTATACGCCGGAGCGGCTTCGCGAGGTTATCAGGGCTTACCGGGACGCGCTGAGCGGCAACGGGGCGGCTGGTGAAACATCGGAGCAAGAGCTTGTGAACAGCCTGACGCCGGTTTATGCGGGGTATACACTGGGCTCGCTGCAATTTAATTAA
- a CDS encoding aspartate aminotransferase family protein has protein sequence MDGQFIGREAVAAKRKQYFYPCTQHFYRDAPQLVRGSMQHVYDENGKKYTDFFAGVSVVACGHCNPAITERTIEQLRRLQHTTTVYLTEPSVLLAERLESVLPGNLRRTFFVNSGSEANEGALLLARLHTGRKGFIALESGLHGRTNLTMSVTGLSMWRTDKYLDEDVAFIRRPFDPELTLAEASEISLADLKAVLAAKGDTIAALIAEPIQGNGGMIMPEPGYFRAVKELLELHGILLIADEIQTGFGRTGAMFAMEHFGVVPDIVTMAKALGNGVPVAAFAAGDEIAASLNTPSASTFGGNPVSAATALAVLDYIEAERLPERAALLGARLKAGLRELQDRYPALVADVRGTGLMLGMELRGAGSAESAALTDDVLEDLKNQAYLVGKNGVGRNVLAFQPPLVIMEEDIDGLLAALDSTLARLGAQV, from the coding sequence ATGGACGGCCAGTTTATTGGCAGAGAGGCGGTTGCGGCCAAGCGCAAACAGTATTTCTACCCTTGTACACAGCATTTTTACCGGGATGCGCCGCAATTGGTCCGCGGCAGTATGCAGCATGTGTATGATGAGAACGGGAAGAAGTACACCGATTTCTTCGCAGGGGTATCGGTGGTGGCCTGCGGCCACTGCAACCCGGCCATTACGGAGCGGACGATCGAGCAGCTGCGCCGGCTGCAGCATACGACGACGGTATATTTGACGGAGCCGAGCGTGCTGCTGGCGGAGCGGCTGGAGTCTGTGCTGCCGGGGAACCTGAGACGCACGTTCTTCGTGAACAGCGGCTCGGAAGCGAATGAAGGGGCGCTGTTGCTAGCCCGGCTGCATACCGGCCGCAAGGGCTTCATCGCGCTGGAGAGCGGGCTGCACGGCCGGACGAATCTGACGATGAGCGTAACCGGATTGTCCATGTGGCGGACCGACAAGTATCTGGACGAGGATGTTGCGTTCATCCGGCGTCCGTTCGATCCGGAGCTGACTTTGGCGGAAGCGTCGGAGATTTCGCTTGCCGACCTGAAGGCGGTTCTCGCGGCCAAAGGCGATACTATCGCCGCCCTGATCGCGGAGCCGATCCAGGGCAACGGCGGCATGATCATGCCGGAACCCGGCTATTTCCGCGCCGTGAAGGAGTTGCTGGAGCTGCATGGAATCCTGCTGATCGCCGACGAGATCCAGACCGGCTTCGGACGGACGGGAGCCATGTTCGCCATGGAGCATTTCGGCGTCGTGCCGGATATCGTCACCATGGCCAAAGCGCTCGGCAACGGCGTGCCGGTTGCCGCCTTCGCGGCGGGCGACGAGATCGCCGCCTCGCTGAATACGCCGTCCGCCTCCACGTTCGGCGGCAATCCGGTCTCCGCGGCGACGGCGCTCGCCGTGCTCGATTATATCGAAGCCGAGCGGCTGCCTGAGCGCGCCGCCTTGCTGGGAGCCCGGCTGAAGGCAGGGCTCCGGGAGCTGCAGGACCGTTACCCGGCGCTTGTCGCCGATGTGAGAGGAACGGGACTGATGCTGGGCATGGAGCTTCGCGGGGCAGGTTCCGCAGAGAGCGCGGCGCTGACGGACGATGTGCTTGAAGATCTGAAGAACCAGGCCTACTTGGTCGGGAAGAACGGCGTGGGCCGAAATGTGTTGGCCTTCCAGCCGCCTCTTGTTATTATGGAAGAAGATATCGACGGTCTCCTTGCAGCATTGGACAGCACGTTGGCGCGGCTTGGGGCGCAGGTGTGA